From Rana temporaria chromosome 5, aRanTem1.1, whole genome shotgun sequence:
tccccactggtactgcctataagagtaccagccattctactctaataaagtagaacagctagtggctagtgaagggggagagggggcttgggtggccggggggggggggggggggtgcgggagttgttcggccgccatgggagagacctgtcaaagtgggccagtctggatgaagtccagggccaaatttttgtcccagtccagccctggtgtcatACAACTTTCATGTCACTGTCCACAGACAATCCCATCTGTGGTGCACACGGTTCTCCATGAGCACATGTGGTTTCTTTTCACTACAACAAAAAACTAGATATGCACCCCTGACAGCCTTGCAAGAATTCACAAATTGTATacattcacagaaaaaaaatgtataaaatattttatatacttaAATATTACATTACCATTGCTGTGCTCATATAAACCTCTAAATATGTCTGACATAACCTTCTGTCCCAGTCATCAGTTATGTGACCGCCATACATGATTTCTCCGAACAAGTAGCGCAAATCTTCCAATGGTACCTGTGGTTGGAAATTAGAGGGTTAATATAAttgaatttgtatttttatagcgTTTTTCTCCATAGAGACTCAAAGAGATTAGGAGCCATCTTGGGCACACTCAACTGAGCCAATTAACCTATAAAATAAACGTTTGTCTAATGTCAGAGATCCTGCTACTACACTTGCATGGAAAATACAATATCTACATTTTTTTCTTAGATATTTAACACAGAAAATAAGATTTTGttgctttaggctgcattcacaccagaGTGTAGCGATTTACTGGTGTTTTTGttgctttaggctgcattcacacctgagtgtagcgATTTACTGTTTCTTTGatgctttaggctgcattcacacatgaGTGTAGCGATTTACTGGCGTTTTTATTTGAGAATTTTAGTATATATAACATAAGCTGGaggaagtgtttgcaatgatttctggaacgattggggagctattaatatgttttagggactacttaatgtgattcattttagcttgcaaaaaaaaaaaaaaattatgcccagaACCCCTCTTTAAcagttgtgacaggaagtcaggtaaatctgtgggtgttgtcacagacgggagatacatttctgctttgtttggacaatacaccaattattattaggtgtcggctgcagaagtagccagaaagatttaagagcgtgggaaaacttcagctgttcagaatgaggcaattaaggcctctataagtaatccagaggattaccactgattgctgcatcctgaggctttctgggtGAAGGAGTGCAgtgagcagaaatacttctgaagaggtgaggtgctattgattgttctgtgtgataaaaatcaaaaagactatttgtttttctgctgtataaccagcagtgtctgctcagcagtaggctgtgccagactccatagataggttcctgtgtggtgaaggtagacgccccaagtggccagggtttattttatgtttgattttgtttatgctgtttggatgcttgcacttgtttccagcaagatggaagaataaaccaaaatctttgttttcaaccgtcttcgacctgcctttctgtataaattcagtgtgtagtgaacccatccagggggtcacacaccccgctaccgagctaaccccttacacagttCAGACTTTTTTTACAAGAGATAATGTGACAGGGTCATTATAAATCAAGGACTTAAATCTCATAAGCAAATCCTACTGTAAGTTATGACTTCACATGGAACATGCTTTTTACGGACCAGTgacttaaagtggaagaaaacccTAACTAAAAATGTTCCCTCCCGTTACTTCCTACCTAGCCTGTGTAAtaatgatgtgtgtgtgtatctaccTATATTCAATCCACTCTGGTCTGGCCAAAAGCTCTGGCTCAAACAGTGCTCAACAACAGCTGGGAATTTAcggagctgtgacattacccaTAGGCTCCTTCCTTTCCCCTGCAGCAGCCGCTCACTGATGCAGGGGAGCAGGAGCTGCGGGATCATATGAccggacaggatttttttttgtgcaatttaggtaggatagttggggggggggggattggggtattttAAGAAAATTTATAGTTAGGCTTCCATATTAAAGTATTTAAGCAATTAGCATTTGGAAGTTAGCAATGTCGGTCTTTAAGGTTGCGTTTGTACAAGTTCCCTTGCACTTGCACTGTTTTTTGATGCACTTGAACTGTTTTTTTTAGATTGATTATCTGCTTTATAGAAATATGAACAGacacaataaagaaaaatgtgaTGAACACAATCAGACACGAGTTTGATGGTACTATATCTCACAGATCCCGCTGCAAACTATTTAAAAGCATTTTACATGGCCACCTGAACCCAACCCACATAAGTATTATTTTTCAAAGTCACCTTGTTAATTTAATAAATGTGGCATGAACTTGTTTTACCTTTCAAATAAAATCACTCATCTCACCTTAATTTCATCTCAAGTAGAATATCAGTGGGAATGTCACAACAAGGTGGCATCCTTAATACATAATAATGACACATGCAAGAATCTCAATGTTATTTATGTATATGACGTGCTGCAAATTGCTTCCATCATCAAAACTAATTGTAGTGATTATTAATGCAATGTTAAGGACTGTCAGATTTGCTGTATGTAATTACATTTTTGCCAATGCTTCATTACCTGCCTAATGAATAAGGAACACATGTACATGGAATCCACTGCTTTTGGTAATGACATAAAGAGCATTTTTCCTACATGCTTGATATTTCAGAGGCTTACTGTGTATTTATAGTTACACAAACTATTTATTATAGATGTTTAAAATGAAACAGAGCGTTATAAGGTATAGTTTACCCATAGTGCCATGTGTAGATTCACATCCACCTGCTAATCACTTAGCCAATGTGCAAGTGGAGACATCATTATTGTTTTTGTCTGATGTGTTAGCTGAAATTCTGTGAAATCATCAGAAGTACATGCCGATGCCTCTAAAAAACGATCTGCGTTTTAGCTCCATGGTGAGCGAATTTTGTTTTTAGCTCCATAGATGTGCcattggttgcaggaaagaaatgtgcacTATTCCCCTATTAACACAGCCGGTGCTGACAGAGGAATCCCTCCACCCGAGACATTGTATTCTCCCGGTGGAGAgggcagtgattattgctagggaCTATAGCAGCCACCATCGCTAATCGCAAGTAGAATTCAGAAGgcaggttgtacccaagttgattgatcatctttgtacattcagcctgcccatacacggttcgaCTTTCTTAAATGAGTGCACAGATCAGTCATATCGGCTCAGGTTCTGCTTCTTGTTTGTGTCTTGCTGATGCTTTTACTTTACTAAAAGTCTACAAGGCCTGTCTGATTGAAAACAACAGACCCTTTGCAGTTTCTAATACTTTCCAACACCCTCAGTGCTTCTTGTAGCCAGAAACCAAGTGATctagtcttttatttttttgtattttttattaatggcaaaatttgaaaaaaaatataccttTTTACTTAAAATAACAATGTGATTTATGTGACCGGGGAATGCCAACACATGCCCTattaaaaagtgtgtgtgtatttatttgtcAGTACAATTACGGAggctattttggtctcatcagtgACACCGTCCTAATATGTACTATACTATTTATTGTAATATTTATGGTACTTTGTGGCATTACCATTAAGGCTGCCTGGGCTTTGCAGAGAGTATTTTTTAATTTGACATTACAATAATGACCGTAGCACTATGATAAATCGATTGTAATCTAATTAGGCAAAAAGTAGTCGTATTTTAATTATTATCATCTTATTAACCTTGTTTTCCAGGGGAACAAAAGTGTAAAACATTATTAGATCTCTATGAGAACGATACCAACTAATTGTAAAGGTTATGATAACTATACCAACTATTACAGATGTTATTAAAATAGATTTTCTTTTATTTGAAAGGAATCGTTGTGGTAACTATGTTGTAATAATAACAAATGTATGTACTGATTTTAGGTACTTTTATCCTACCTTTGTGTTGGCTTCTAGGTAGTTATAAAGCACATTGACGCAGATAGTGAGATCTCCGGCATTGAAAGGGTAGCTGCGGTTCCAGCCCTGGGGACCAAACTTGAGCCGTCCAGCAACACAGGCATGGAAGTAACAGAGAGAAAAGAGGATGCTTTTGAACTCATTCTCTCTTGCACACATCTCAAGTGTATCCTGTAAACCATAAAGAGAAGGGTAGCATTGCAacccaaaaaaacacagaaataaaAGGACAATGAATGCACCAGACAAGTGTTATAAAGAAGTATTCATGAATTCATCCGATTAGGGACTAGATATATTCTGCTCAGACTTGCACATATTCAGAATAGCTCTATCAGAACCTAAGAAGGGTGAAGCTATTTCTCAGCAAAATTTACAGATTTATTTTCTCACTTTCTTCCTCAGATTATCATTTACTATTTACTCTTAAGGATCAAATTATTTATCAGCGAATAAAAGGGTAAATATATGGTGTTTTCAATTATCTTTCatatacaccagggatatgcaattagcggacctccagctgttgccaaactacaattcccatgaggcatagcgagactctgacagcatcaagcatgacacccagaggcagaggcatgatgggaattgtagtttggcaacatctggaggtccgctaattgcatatccctgatcagggccggccttaggtgttcaggcgccctgtgcgagctaatcctgtggcgcccccccccccccatcttcacccatcgccccctggtcacctaaacatacacaaagaggacaacaatatttgtaacaaataattagttttaataaacaaacagacaatttaagtgcatgtgcaaacaatccatgcatctcaatggaccctttcacaaggagtcctgcaagcagcatcttttggagcagcttttgggtgttgaaaaaaaaaaacgctccaaaaatgcccctctccattgaaatgaggcactgcaaaaacgccctaagaCGTTagggttttagcggtgctttaccagcacattgggattgcagatgaggctttgctcgaataacgcCTCAATAACGCTCAAATAACCTCAAATAAATGCTCAAATAACGTTTGAATAACACTCGAATAACGTTTGAATAATGCTTGAATAACGCCTCAATAAACGCTCAAATAACCTCAAATAACGTTTGAATAATGCTCGAATAACGCCTCAAGAACGCTCGAATAACGTTCCAGTGTAAAGGGGTAAATGTGTGTTCAAAATGCAACTTTACGTGCTTTTCCCTTTGCAAACTCATCAATCACGTTGTTCATGTCCAATGTCTTCAATACATCACTTTCAATTGATAAGACTGATAAAGAGGTTAGTCTGTCATCAGTCATTGATGATCTCAGATAAGTTTTAATAAGTTTTAACTTGGAAAAGCTGCGTTCTCCTGATGCCACAGAAACCGGAATTGTTAAGAGAATCCGAAATGCTGTCCACATGTTTGGAAATGTGTCAGTCAGGCCATTTCTCACTATGAAATTGAGTGTATGGCGGGGTGCTGTGACATCTTGAGGTAGTAGGCTTTGAATATGCCAAAGCTCTTCTGAAAGATCTAGACCATTAATGTCTGATTGGCTGCTCTTCTCTAATGCCTTCTGTAACTGCAGGCAACAGTCCCTTAAGTTTTCTCTTGCTGGAAGTTGTTTCATGTTGTATAGAAATCTCCATACTTTGTTGTGTCGTTCCATCTGAGTAAAACGCTCCTCCAAAGATTTAGTAGCAGTATcaaccaaaacataaaaaaaatcaatcttaaATTTCTCCGTGGGATCTGTTAAAGGTTCATCTTGGCTTTCGTATTCAAACAAGGCTTTTTTTCTGCGAATACGAGAAGACTTTTCAAAAACAGGCTCCACATTCACTTTTTCTGCTAGTTCCTTTGCAATTTGAAAGGACCTTTCAAATCCAGACTCTctgaaatttattaaaaaattgtgACATTTCTGGATTAGGTCTGAGACTAAAATTATATCAGCAGTCTCATTCTGCATAGCTTTGCTCACAATATTAACTTGGTACAATATCTCATACCAAAAACACAATGACATGATGAATTTGAACTCCACAATCTGCTGAGCTAGTGTGTTAGCCTCATGACAAATGTTCGGTTCAGTGTGGGTTTCCTCAGACAAAACAATCAATGCTTCTTGTATTTCGCCTAGATTATGTCTTAGTGGTTTAAGACAATTTATACGGCATTCCCACCGTGTGGTGCACAAAGGTTTTAAAGTGAGGCCAGAAACATGGTCAGTCAAAATTTTCCATCTCTTTACTGATCCTGAGAATAGAACATAAAGGCGCTGAATGATACCAAATAGTTGCATTGATTCCTTGCATGAGCGTACTGCATCTCCAATTACAAGATTGAGACAATGACAGCCACATGGTACAAATACTGCTCTTGGGTTTAAGTTTAGAATTTTGGATTGAACTCCGTTGTTTTTTCCTGCCATATTGGCTCCATTGTCATAACCCTGTCCACGACAATTATCGATATCCAAATTTTTTCCTGAAAGAAATTCAAGGAGGAAATCACTTAATCCTTTTCCAGTTGTGTCCTCTACTTTATTGAACCCAAGGAAATGTTCCTTTACTTGAAAATTTCCAGAAACGTCTTCCAAAAATCGAATAGTAAAAGACATTTGCTCCTTATGGCTAATA
This genomic window contains:
- the LOC120940135 gene encoding zinc finger MYM-type protein 1-like: MAYLLHAYVFFIVLCCSIMGPKKLSGAQNRKRKALMNLEDQKSAGAIKKYFGTPAASGLQTTEEKGEESCSGQSDDHVHVQLSEPSPLKTSLEEEDANTSSSPMVFDEITEKRKDRESCSSQSDVHLQLSDPSTSRTSLEEEDANTPSGQVSSDETNTCEKSSFTDPALWPKLISKNIDSILEVGPVQVQDVDFKKDAYNRHFSSAFYKRKLDSGEEQKRRWLVYSSSANKVFCFSCKLFDKNPKTLLALGGSDDWAHMSSMLKSHETSSGHFTAQQMWHETQMRLKSKQAIDQNYQNLMSRERQHWRSVMERLLSIVQFLAERNLAFRGSSDRLFTSNNGNFLGLVELLGKYDSVMAEHLHRVVSKKTADHYCGKNIQNEIINLMAKQVIEDILQRCRNAKYFSIILDCTPDISHKEQMSFTIRFLEDVSGNFQVKEHFLGFNKVEDTTGKGLSDFLLEFLSGKNLDIDNCRGQGYDNGANMAGKNNGVQSKILNLNPRAVFVPCGCHCLNLVIGDAVRSCKESMQLFGIIQRLYVLFSGSVKRWKILTDHVSGLTLKPLCTTRWECRINCLKPLRHNLGEIQEALIVLSEETHTEPNICHEANTLAQQIVEFKFIMSLCFWYEILYQVNIVSKAMQNETADIILVSDLIQKCHNFLINFRESGFERSFQIAKELAEKVNVEPVFEKSSRIRRKKALFEYESQDEPLTDPTEKFKIDFFYVLVDTATKSLEERFTQMERHNKVWRFLYNMKQLPARENLRDCCLQLQKALEKSSQSDINGLDLSEELWHIQSLLPQDVTAPRHTLNFIVRNGLTDTFPNMWTAFRILLTIPVSVASGERSFSKLKLIKTYLRSSMTDDRLTSLSVLSIESDVLKTLDMNNVIDEFAKGKARKVAF